The following are encoded together in the Methylorubrum sp. B1-46 genome:
- a CDS encoding catalase: MTDQSPRLTTAFGNPVSDNQNSLTAGPRGPVLMQDYHLIEKMAHFNRERIPERVVHAKGYGAYGTFRLTKSLSEFTRAKVLTEVGREVPMVARFSTVGGESGSADTARDPRGFALKFYTEEGNWDLVGNNTPIFFVRDAIKFSDFIRTQKRDPRTHLKPHWRRWDFWSLSPEAIHQVMFLYSDRGTPKSARFMNGYGSHTFSLWNDRGERYWVKFHFHTQQGIQNFSADEADEVAGKDPDYSSADLSNAIEQGDFPKWKVSVQIMPELEADTYRIHPFDLTKVWPHGDYPLIEIGEMELNRNPDNYFAEIEQSAFEPSNVVPGIGFSPDKMLQNRVLSYADAHRYRLGVNYQQIPVNQPKNAAVQTYHRDGAMRTDGNHGAQVDYEPNSFGGPKQDPSFAEPPLRIRGDAGRYGWPGDDEDLYGQPRLFWTKVLDEGGRKRLVENIVTSMGDSPRNIQDRMIAHWFKVHEDFGRGVAQGLGIDTTRVAAE; the protein is encoded by the coding sequence ATGACAGACCAGAGCCCACGCCTCACGACGGCGTTCGGAAACCCGGTTTCCGACAACCAGAACTCGCTCACCGCCGGCCCGCGCGGACCGGTTCTGATGCAGGACTACCACCTCATCGAGAAGATGGCTCACTTCAACCGGGAGCGGATCCCGGAGCGGGTCGTCCACGCCAAGGGCTACGGTGCCTACGGCACGTTCCGCCTCACGAAGTCGCTGTCGGAGTTCACCCGCGCCAAGGTGCTGACCGAGGTCGGCCGGGAGGTGCCGATGGTGGCGCGTTTCTCCACGGTCGGCGGTGAATCCGGCTCGGCCGACACCGCCCGCGACCCGCGCGGCTTCGCCCTCAAGTTCTACACCGAGGAGGGCAACTGGGATCTCGTCGGCAACAACACGCCGATCTTCTTCGTGCGCGACGCGATCAAGTTCTCCGATTTCATCCGCACGCAGAAGCGCGATCCGCGCACGCACCTGAAGCCGCACTGGAGGCGCTGGGATTTCTGGAGCCTTTCTCCGGAGGCGATCCATCAGGTGATGTTTCTGTACTCGGATCGCGGCACGCCGAAGTCGGCCCGCTTCATGAACGGCTACGGCTCGCACACCTTCTCGCTCTGGAACGACCGCGGTGAGCGCTACTGGGTGAAGTTCCACTTCCACACCCAGCAGGGCATCCAGAATTTTTCGGCCGACGAGGCCGACGAGGTTGCGGGCAAGGACCCGGATTATTCATCCGCCGACCTGTCGAACGCGATCGAGCAGGGCGACTTTCCGAAATGGAAGGTCTCGGTGCAGATTATGCCGGAACTGGAGGCCGACACCTACCGCATCCATCCCTTCGACCTCACCAAGGTCTGGCCGCACGGCGACTATCCACTGATCGAGATCGGCGAGATGGAGTTGAACCGCAATCCCGACAATTACTTCGCCGAAATCGAGCAATCGGCTTTCGAGCCCTCGAACGTGGTGCCCGGCATCGGCTTCTCACCGGACAAGATGCTGCAGAATCGGGTGCTCTCCTACGCCGACGCCCACCGCTACCGGCTCGGCGTGAACTACCAGCAGATCCCGGTGAACCAGCCGAAGAACGCCGCGGTGCAGACCTATCACCGCGACGGCGCCATGCGCACCGACGGCAACCACGGTGCCCAGGTCGATTACGAGCCGAACTCCTTCGGCGGCCCGAAGCAGGATCCGTCGTTCGCCGAACCGCCCCTGCGCATCCGCGGCGATGCCGGCCGCTACGGTTGGCCGGGCGACGACGAGGACCTCTATGGCCAGCCTCGTCTGTTCTGGACCAAGGTTCTCGACGAGGGCGGTCGCAAGCGGTTGGTCGAGAACATCGTCACCTCCATGGGTGACAGCCCACGCAACATTCAGGATCGGATGATCGCGCACTGGTTCAAGGTGCACGAGGATTTCGGTCGCGGCGTCGCTCAGGGGCTTGGGATCGACACCACGCGCGTTGCCGCCGAGTAG
- a CDS encoding peptidase C15, which translates to MSRLLVTGFGPFPTVPDNPSGRLARRLAASPHLRRILGATPDCLVLDTRYGALDSELAPALARRPEAVLMIGVAASRSRVCVETRGVNRVSRLFPDASGAVGRTLAFDPGGPTQRRSPAAAQVRVALRRAGLDAATSRDAGRYLCNASYYRVLEQGCPAVFLHIPMPPRTRRPKAGGRRRRPALDCWAAAFAEAARVLAVRGRARPSALNQAHSRWASFAS; encoded by the coding sequence GTGAGCCGCCTGCTCGTCACGGGATTCGGCCCGTTTCCCACGGTGCCCGACAATCCGAGCGGGCGCCTCGCGCGGCGGCTGGCGGCCTCGCCGCATCTGCGTCGCATCCTCGGGGCTACGCCGGACTGCCTCGTGCTCGACACCCGCTACGGCGCCCTCGACAGCGAGCTCGCCCCCGCCTTGGCGAGACGGCCCGAGGCCGTGCTGATGATCGGCGTCGCCGCGAGTCGCTCTCGCGTCTGCGTCGAGACGCGGGGCGTCAACCGGGTGAGCCGGCTGTTTCCCGATGCGAGCGGCGCGGTCGGCCGGACGCTCGCCTTCGATCCCGGCGGTCCGACGCAGCGGCGCAGCCCCGCGGCGGCGCAGGTGCGGGTGGCGCTGCGGCGGGCCGGCCTCGACGCTGCGACCTCGCGCGATGCCGGGCGCTACCTGTGCAACGCGTCGTACTATCGGGTGCTGGAGCAGGGCTGCCCGGCGGTCTTCCTGCACATCCCGATGCCGCCGCGCACGCGCCGGCCGAAAGCCGGGGGACGGCGCCGCCGGCCCGCGCTCGACTGTTGGGCCGCAGCGTTTGCCGAGGCTGCGCGGGTGCTCGCCGTGCGAGGCAGGGCGCGCCCGTCAGCCCTGAATCAGGCCCATTCGCGCTGGGCGAGCTTCGCCTCGTAG
- the ccrA gene encoding crotonyl-CoA carboxylase/reductase, whose product MAASAAPAWTGQTAEAKDLYELGEIPPLGHVPAKMYAWAIRRERHGPPEQSHQLEVLPVWDIGDDEVLVYVMAAGVNYNGVWAGLGEPISPFDVHKGEYHIAGSDASGIVWKVGAKVKRWKVGDEVIVHCNQDDGDDEECNGGDPMFSPTQRIWGYETGDGSFAQFCRVQSRQLMVRPKHLTWEEAACYTLTLATAYRMLFGHAPHTVRPGQNVLIWGASGGLGVFGVQLCAASGANAIAVISDESKRDYVMSLGAKGVINRKDFDCWGQLPKVNSPEYNTWLKEARRFGKAIWDITGKGNDVDIVFEHPGEATFPVSSLVVKRGGMVVFCAGTTGFNITFDARYVWMRQKRIQGSHFAHLKQASAANQFVMDRRVDPCMSEVFPWDKIPAAHTKMWKNQHPPGNMAVLVNSTRAGLRTVEDVIEAGPLKAM is encoded by the coding sequence ATGGCTGCAAGCGCAGCGCCGGCCTGGACTGGGCAGACGGCGGAAGCCAAGGACCTTTACGAGCTCGGCGAAATTCCCCCGCTCGGACACGTGCCTGCCAAGATGTACGCTTGGGCGATCCGTCGTGAGCGCCATGGGCCGCCGGAACAGTCGCACCAGCTCGAAGTGCTTCCCGTGTGGGACATCGGCGATGACGAGGTGCTCGTCTACGTCATGGCCGCGGGCGTCAATTACAACGGCGTCTGGGCCGGCCTCGGTGAGCCGATCTCGCCCTTCGACGTGCACAAGGGCGAGTACCACATCGCCGGTTCGGACGCCTCGGGCATCGTCTGGAAGGTCGGCGCCAAGGTGAAGCGCTGGAAGGTCGGCGACGAGGTCATCGTCCACTGCAATCAGGATGACGGCGACGACGAGGAGTGCAACGGCGGCGATCCGATGTTCTCGCCGACCCAGCGCATCTGGGGTTACGAGACCGGGGACGGATCCTTCGCCCAGTTCTGCCGGGTGCAGTCACGCCAGCTCATGGTCCGGCCGAAGCACCTGACCTGGGAAGAGGCGGCCTGCTACACGCTCACCCTCGCCACCGCTTACCGCATGCTGTTCGGTCATGCGCCGCACACCGTGCGTCCGGGCCAGAACGTGCTGATCTGGGGCGCCTCGGGCGGCCTCGGCGTGTTCGGCGTGCAGCTCTGCGCGGCCTCGGGCGCCAATGCCATCGCGGTCATCTCGGACGAGTCGAAGCGCGACTACGTGATGAGCCTCGGCGCCAAGGGCGTCATCAACCGCAAGGACTTCGATTGCTGGGGCCAGCTCCCGAAGGTGAACAGCCCTGAGTACAACACCTGGCTCAAGGAAGCTCGGCGGTTCGGCAAGGCGATCTGGGACATCACCGGCAAGGGCAACGACGTCGACATCGTGTTCGAGCATCCGGGCGAGGCGACCTTCCCGGTCTCGTCGCTGGTGGTGAAGCGCGGCGGTATGGTGGTGTTCTGCGCCGGCACGACCGGCTTCAACATCACCTTCGATGCCCGCTACGTCTGGATGCGCCAGAAGCGCATCCAGGGCTCGCACTTCGCCCACCTCAAGCAGGCCTCGGCCGCCAACCAGTTCGTCATGGACCGGCGGGTCGATCCCTGCATGAGCGAGGTGTTCCCCTGGGACAAGATCCCGGCCGCCCACACCAAGATGTGGAAGAACCAGCACCCGCCGGGCAACATGGCCGTGCTCGTGAACTCCACCCGCGCCGGCCTGCGCACGGTCGAGGACGTGATCGAGGCTGGGCCGCTCAAGGCGATGTGA
- the trpS gene encoding tryptophan--tRNA ligase, producing MAAFTELVFSGVQPTGNLHLGNYLGAIKRFVEMQQRDAQCLYCVVDLHAITMWQDPQALKGQIREVTAAFLAAGIDPKRSIVFNQSQVPQHAELAWIFNCVARLGWLNRMTQFKDKAGKDRENASIGLYDYPVLMAADILAYRATHVPVGEDQKQHLELTRDIAQKFNNDFAQSILAHGHGEQFFPQTEPLIGGPAARVMSLRDGTKKMSKSDPSEYSRIALTDDADAIAQKVRKAKTDPEPLPSETAGLAGRPEADNLVGIFAALRGITRDEVLKDFGGAQFSSFKPALVDLAVETLAPIGAEMKRLVADPAYIDSVLADGAGRAEAIAAPTLDAVKDIVGFVRRGPALRAV from the coding sequence ATGGCCGCGTTCACCGAACTCGTGTTTTCCGGCGTCCAGCCGACCGGCAACCTGCACCTCGGCAACTATCTCGGCGCCATCAAGCGCTTCGTCGAGATGCAGCAGCGCGACGCGCAATGCCTCTACTGCGTGGTCGATCTCCACGCGATCACGATGTGGCAGGATCCGCAGGCGCTCAAAGGTCAGATCCGCGAAGTCACGGCCGCCTTCCTCGCCGCCGGCATCGACCCGAAGCGCTCCATCGTCTTCAACCAGTCCCAAGTTCCGCAGCACGCGGAGCTCGCCTGGATCTTCAACTGCGTCGCGCGCCTCGGCTGGCTCAACCGCATGACGCAGTTCAAGGACAAAGCCGGCAAGGATCGGGAGAACGCCTCGATCGGTCTCTACGATTACCCGGTGCTGATGGCCGCCGACATCCTGGCCTACCGGGCGACCCACGTGCCCGTCGGCGAGGATCAGAAGCAGCACCTCGAACTGACCCGCGACATCGCCCAGAAGTTCAACAACGACTTTGCGCAGTCGATCCTGGCCCACGGGCACGGCGAGCAGTTCTTCCCGCAGACCGAGCCGCTGATCGGCGGACCGGCGGCGCGGGTGATGTCGCTCCGCGACGGCACCAAGAAGATGTCGAAGTCGGACCCGTCCGAGTATTCGCGCATCGCCCTCACGGACGACGCCGATGCCATCGCGCAGAAGGTGCGCAAGGCCAAGACCGATCCGGAGCCCCTCCCCTCGGAGACCGCGGGCTTGGCCGGGCGTCCGGAGGCCGACAACCTCGTCGGCATCTTCGCGGCGCTTCGCGGCATCACCCGCGACGAGGTGCTGAAGGATTTCGGCGGCGCGCAATTCTCCAGCTTCAAGCCGGCGCTCGTCGATCTCGCCGTGGAGACGCTGGCTCCGATCGGTGCCGAGATGAAGCGGCTGGTGGCCGATCCGGCCTATATCGACTCCGTGCTCGCCGACGGTGCCGGTCGTGCGGAAGCGATCGCCGCTCCGACGCTCGACGCGGTCAAGGACATCGTCGGCTTCGTCCGGCGCGGGCCGGCCCTTAGGGCGGTGTGA
- a CDS encoding TetR/AcrR family transcriptional regulator: MQASAITLEEPPTERPSPRQQAVLDAALALMVDGRDPLTMDAVARRASCSKETLYKWFGDRDGLLTATVRWQASRVHAGRYEVSGLDADTLRDNLLDFAESWLAVISSRTSVALNRIAIAEAGSAKSNLGGIVLANGRFAIGERVKPVLEAGRAAGLLAFDDSEAAFRTFFGLVGRDIQIRLLLGDALDLDAAGIRSDAARAVEQFLALYGQAKP, from the coding sequence ATGCAGGCAAGCGCCATCACCTTGGAAGAGCCTCCAACCGAGCGGCCCTCCCCGCGTCAGCAGGCCGTGCTGGACGCCGCACTGGCACTGATGGTCGATGGGCGCGATCCGCTCACCATGGATGCGGTGGCGCGCCGGGCAAGCTGCTCGAAGGAGACGCTCTACAAGTGGTTCGGCGACCGCGACGGCCTGCTCACGGCGACGGTGCGCTGGCAAGCCTCGCGGGTCCATGCGGGCCGCTACGAGGTCAGCGGGCTCGACGCCGATACCCTGCGGGACAACCTCCTCGACTTCGCCGAGAGCTGGCTCGCGGTGATCAGCAGCCGCACGTCGGTGGCGCTCAACCGCATCGCCATTGCCGAGGCCGGTTCGGCCAAGAGCAATCTCGGCGGCATCGTGCTGGCGAACGGGCGCTTCGCCATCGGCGAACGGGTGAAGCCGGTGCTGGAAGCCGGCCGCGCGGCGGGCCTTCTCGCCTTCGATGACAGCGAGGCGGCGTTCCGGACCTTCTTCGGTCTGGTTGGCCGCGATATCCAGATCAGACTTCTTCTCGGCGACGCGCTCGATCTTGACGCCGCCGGGATCCGGAGCGACGCGGCCCGAGCCGTCGAGCAGTTCCTGGCCCTCTACGGCCAGGCGAAACCCTGA
- a CDS encoding protein meaA encodes MSAQASVAEVKRDKPWIIRTYAGHSTAAESNKLYRGNLAKGQTGLSVAFDLPTQTGYDPDHELARGEVGKVGVSIAHLGDMRTLFDQIPLSQMNTSMTINATAPWLLSLYLAVAEEQGAPIAALQGTTQNDIIKEYLSRGTYVFPPAPSLRLTKDVILFTTKNVPKWNPMNVCSYHLQEAGATPVQELSYALAIAIAVLDTVRDDPDFDEASFSDVFSRISFFVNAGMRFVTEICKMRAFAELWDEIAQQRYGITDAKKRIFRYGVQVNSLGLTEQQPENNVHRILIEMLAVTLSKRARARAVQLPAWNEALGLPRPWDQQWSMRMQQILAFETDLLEYDDIFDGSTVIESRVEALKEQTRAELKRIAELGGAVTAVEAGELKRALVESNAKRIAAIEKGEQIVVGVNKWQQGEPSPLTAGDGAIFTVSETVEMEAEARIREWRSKRDDRAVRQALDDLEQAARSGTNIMPPSIAAAKAGVTTGEWGQRLREVFGEYRAPTGVTLETVTSGAAEEARLLIADLGERLGETPKLVVGKPGLDGHSNGAEQIALRARDVGFDVTYDGIRQTPTEIVAKAKERGAHVIGLSVLSGSHVPLVREVKAKLREAGLDHVPVVVGGIISTEDELVLKNMGVTAVYTPKDYELDKIMVGLAKVVERALDKRAADRADTEAGVPGAPKRSEGGAQVF; translated from the coding sequence ATGAGCGCGCAAGCGAGCGTCGCCGAGGTCAAGCGCGACAAGCCGTGGATCATCCGCACCTATGCGGGCCATTCCACGGCGGCGGAGTCGAACAAGCTCTATCGCGGCAACCTCGCCAAGGGCCAGACCGGCCTCTCTGTCGCCTTCGATTTGCCGACCCAGACCGGCTACGACCCGGACCACGAGCTCGCCCGCGGCGAGGTCGGGAAGGTCGGCGTCTCGATCGCGCATCTGGGCGACATGCGGACCCTGTTCGACCAGATCCCGCTGTCGCAGATGAACACCTCGATGACGATCAACGCCACGGCGCCGTGGCTGCTGTCGCTCTATCTCGCGGTGGCCGAGGAGCAGGGCGCGCCGATCGCCGCGCTTCAGGGCACGACGCAGAACGACATTATCAAGGAATATCTCTCGCGCGGCACCTACGTGTTCCCGCCCGCGCCTTCGCTTCGGCTCACCAAGGACGTGATCCTGTTCACGACCAAGAACGTGCCGAAGTGGAACCCGATGAACGTCTGCTCCTACCACCTGCAGGAGGCGGGGGCGACGCCGGTTCAGGAACTCTCCTACGCGCTGGCCATCGCCATCGCCGTGCTCGACACCGTGCGCGACGACCCCGACTTCGACGAGGCCAGCTTCTCGGACGTGTTCAGCCGCATCTCGTTCTTCGTGAATGCCGGGATGCGGTTCGTCACAGAGATCTGCAAGATGCGGGCGTTCGCCGAATTGTGGGACGAAATCGCCCAACAGCGCTACGGCATCACCGACGCCAAGAAGCGGATTTTCCGGTACGGCGTGCAGGTGAACTCCCTCGGGCTGACGGAGCAGCAGCCTGAGAACAACGTGCACCGCATCCTCATCGAGATGCTGGCGGTCACGCTCTCGAAGCGCGCCCGCGCCCGCGCGGTGCAGCTGCCGGCCTGGAACGAGGCGCTCGGCCTGCCGCGACCGTGGGATCAGCAATGGTCGATGCGGATGCAGCAGATCCTCGCTTTTGAAACCGACCTGCTGGAATACGACGACATCTTCGACGGCTCGACGGTGATCGAATCCCGCGTCGAGGCGCTGAAAGAGCAGACCCGCGCAGAGCTGAAGCGGATCGCCGAACTCGGCGGCGCGGTCACGGCGGTCGAGGCGGGCGAGCTGAAGCGGGCGCTGGTGGAATCGAACGCCAAGCGCATCGCCGCGATCGAGAAGGGCGAGCAGATCGTCGTCGGCGTCAACAAGTGGCAGCAGGGCGAGCCCTCGCCGCTCACTGCCGGCGACGGCGCGATCTTCACCGTCTCTGAGACGGTCGAGATGGAAGCCGAGGCGCGCATCCGCGAGTGGCGCTCCAAGCGCGACGACCGCGCAGTCCGTCAGGCGCTCGACGACCTGGAGCAGGCCGCGCGCTCGGGCACCAACATCATGCCGCCCTCCATCGCGGCGGCGAAGGCCGGTGTCACCACCGGCGAGTGGGGCCAGCGCCTGCGCGAGGTCTTCGGCGAGTACCGCGCGCCGACTGGCGTGACGCTGGAGACCGTCACCTCGGGCGCAGCGGAAGAGGCGCGCCTGCTCATCGCCGATCTCGGCGAGCGGCTTGGCGAGACGCCGAAGCTCGTCGTCGGCAAGCCGGGCCTCGACGGCCACTCCAACGGCGCCGAGCAGATCGCGCTCCGCGCCCGCGATGTCGGCTTCGACGTGACCTATGACGGCATCCGCCAAACGCCGACCGAGATCGTTGCCAAGGCGAAGGAGCGCGGGGCCCATGTCATCGGCCTCTCCGTGCTGTCCGGCAGCCATGTGCCGCTGGTGCGTGAGGTGAAGGCGAAGCTGCGCGAGGCCGGGCTCGACCACGTCCCGGTCGTCGTCGGCGGCATCATCTCCACCGAGGACGAGCTGGTGCTCAAGAATATGGGCGTCACCGCCGTCTATACGCCGAAGGACTACGAACTCGACAAGATCATGGTCGGGCTCGCCAAGGTCGTGGAGCGGGCGCTCGACAAGCGCGCCGCCGACCGGGCGGACACGGAAGCCGGCGTGCCGGGCGCGCCGAAGCGGAGCGAGGGCGGGGCTCAGGTCTTCTGA
- the leuD gene encoding 3-isopropylmalate dehydratase small subunit: protein MEKFTTLEGVAAPMRIINIDTDRIIPKQYLKTIKRTGLGQGLFSEMRYNDDGSENPDFVLNQPAYRNAKILVVGDNFGCGSSREHAPWALADFGIRCVISTSFADIFFNNCAKNGILAIVVPPEDLEKLFEDAERGSNATLTIDLAAQTIKGPDGGTLHFDIDEGRKHNLLNGLDEIGLTLDQKAPAIDAYEAKLAQREWA from the coding sequence ATGGAAAAGTTCACGACCCTGGAGGGCGTCGCCGCGCCCATGCGGATCATCAACATCGACACCGACCGCATCATCCCCAAGCAGTATCTCAAGACGATCAAGCGCACCGGGCTCGGCCAGGGCCTGTTCTCGGAGATGCGCTACAACGACGACGGCTCGGAAAACCCGGATTTCGTTCTCAACCAGCCGGCCTACCGCAACGCCAAGATCCTCGTGGTCGGCGACAATTTCGGCTGCGGCTCGTCGCGCGAGCACGCGCCCTGGGCGCTGGCCGATTTCGGCATCCGCTGCGTGATCTCCACGAGCTTCGCCGACATCTTCTTCAACAACTGCGCCAAGAACGGCATCCTGGCCATCGTCGTCCCGCCGGAGGATCTGGAGAAGCTGTTCGAGGATGCCGAGCGCGGCTCCAACGCGACGCTGACGATCGATCTCGCGGCGCAGACCATCAAGGGTCCCGACGGCGGCACCCTGCATTTCGACATCGACGAGGGCCGCAAGCACAACCTGCTCAACGGTCTCGACGAGATCGGCCTAACGCTGGACCAGAAGGCTCCGGCGATCGACGCCTACGAGGCGAAGCTCGCCCAGCGCGAATGGGCCTGA
- a CDS encoding pyridoxamine 5'-phosphate oxidase family protein produces MASLYSEAHRALQEEFGTTKLAVRLDEDWVHETVQPEEAAFIGSRDMFFLSTVDPDGMPTVSYKGGPTGFVKVVDGSTLVFPGFDGNGMFYSVGNIAGQAKVGLLFIDFETPHRIRVQGHASLLRDDPLMAEYTEAKYLVKVDVTKIWVNCPRYIHKYKKLEQNKYVPRPNRETPLAAWKRLDLAGDVISDEDKARVAKEGRLEVSEYEALVARGEA; encoded by the coding sequence ATGGCATCGCTCTACTCGGAGGCGCACCGCGCCCTCCAAGAGGAATTCGGCACGACCAAGCTCGCGGTCCGCCTCGACGAGGACTGGGTGCACGAGACGGTCCAGCCGGAGGAAGCCGCCTTCATCGGCTCGCGCGACATGTTCTTCCTGTCTACCGTCGATCCCGACGGCATGCCGACCGTCTCCTACAAAGGCGGCCCGACCGGGTTCGTGAAAGTGGTCGACGGCTCGACGCTGGTGTTTCCCGGCTTCGACGGCAATGGGATGTTCTACTCGGTGGGCAACATCGCGGGGCAGGCCAAAGTCGGCCTTCTGTTCATCGACTTCGAGACGCCGCACCGCATCCGGGTGCAGGGCCACGCCTCGCTTCTGCGCGACGACCCGCTGATGGCCGAGTACACGGAGGCGAAGTACCTCGTGAAGGTCGATGTGACCAAGATTTGGGTCAACTGCCCGCGCTACATTCACAAGTACAAGAAGCTCGAGCAGAACAAGTACGTCCCCCGCCCGAACCGCGAGACGCCGCTGGCCGCCTGGAAGCGACTCGACCTCGCCGGCGACGTGATCAGCGACGAGGACAAGGCGCGGGTGGCCAAGGAAGGCCGCCTCGAAGTGTCCGAGTACGAGGCGCTCGTCGCCCGCGGCGAGGCCTGA
- a CDS encoding glucose 1-dehydrogenase: MSKLEGKVAVVTGASKGIGAAIAKALAKDGAAVVVNYASSKAGAVAVVAAITEAGGRAVAVQADVSKAEQAQGLIDAAAQQFGQLDVLVNNSGVYEFAAIEEVTEEHYRRLFDINVLGVLLATRAAARHLGEGGSIINISSVVTDVNMPTSAVYTGTKAALNGISGVLANELAPRKIRVNTVSPGYVVTEGTHTAGIAGSEMEAGMVAQTPLGRVGQPDDIARVVAFLASDDARWVTGEVINASGGVR; encoded by the coding sequence ATGTCGAAGCTTGAGGGCAAGGTCGCGGTGGTGACCGGCGCATCGAAGGGAATCGGTGCGGCGATCGCCAAGGCGCTGGCGAAGGACGGTGCAGCCGTCGTCGTCAACTACGCGTCGAGCAAGGCCGGTGCGGTTGCCGTGGTCGCGGCCATCACCGAGGCCGGAGGCAGAGCCGTCGCGGTTCAGGCCGACGTTTCCAAGGCTGAGCAGGCTCAGGGCCTGATCGACGCCGCCGCGCAGCAATTCGGCCAGCTCGACGTGCTGGTGAACAATTCCGGCGTCTACGAATTCGCGGCGATCGAAGAGGTGACGGAGGAGCATTACCGCCGTCTGTTCGACATCAATGTGCTGGGCGTGCTGCTCGCGACGCGGGCGGCCGCGCGGCACCTCGGAGAGGGCGGCAGCATCATCAACATCTCGTCGGTGGTCACCGACGTGAACATGCCCACGAGCGCGGTCTATACGGGCACGAAGGCGGCGCTGAACGGGATCTCGGGCGTGCTCGCCAACGAACTTGCTCCGCGCAAGATCCGGGTCAATACGGTCAGTCCCGGCTACGTCGTGACCGAGGGCACGCACACGGCCGGCATCGCCGGCTCCGAAATGGAGGCCGGCATGGTCGCGCAGACGCCGCTCGGCCGCGTCGGGCAGCCGGACGACATCGCCCGGGTCGTGGCCTTCCTCGCCTCCGACGACGCCCGTTGGGTGACCGGAGAGGTCATCAACGCCAGCGGCGGCGTTCGCTGA
- a CDS encoding helix-turn-helix transcriptional regulator, which translates to MRPLFHPAIEDVRPEAILHALSDPRRAAIFARITKAGCVEACSAVSSVGDQVIPKSSLSSHFKVLREAGLIRCERHGVEMRNHSRCAEVDARFPGLLSAIMNAYAARTACEDRQDEAVARPEAR; encoded by the coding sequence ATGAGGCCGCTGTTTCACCCTGCGATTGAGGACGTCCGACCGGAGGCGATCTTGCACGCCCTGTCCGATCCGCGGCGGGCGGCGATCTTCGCCCGGATCACGAAGGCGGGCTGTGTCGAGGCTTGCTCGGCTGTGTCGTCGGTGGGCGATCAGGTCATCCCGAAATCGTCGCTCTCAAGCCATTTCAAGGTTCTGCGCGAGGCTGGCTTGATTCGTTGTGAGCGGCACGGCGTCGAGATGCGCAACCACTCGCGCTGTGCCGAGGTGGACGCGCGCTTTCCCGGCCTGTTGTCGGCGATCATGAACGCCTACGCGGCGCGAACGGCCTGCGAAGACCGGCAGGACGAGGCGGTCGCTCGACCCGAGGCGAGATAA
- the ilvC gene encoding ketol-acid reductoisomerase, whose product MRVYYDRDADLNLIKGKKVVIVGYGSQGHAHALNLRDSGVKDIVIALREGSATAKKAEHEGFKVMNVADAAKWGDVVMMLTPDELQGDIYKESLEGNMKQGAALLFAHGLNVHFNLIEPRKDLDVLMVAPKGPGHTVRGEYLKGGGVPTLIAIAQDASGNAHDLGLSYASANGGGRAGIIETTFKEECETDLFGEQAVLCGGLVELIKAGFETLVEAGYAPEMAYFECLHEVKLIVDLIYEGGIANMNYSISNTAEYGEYVTGPRIVTPETKAEMKRVLNDIQSGIFTRNWMLENKVGQTSFKATRAKLAAHPIEEVGAKLRGMMPWISEKALVDKSKN is encoded by the coding sequence ATGCGCGTCTATTACGATCGCGACGCCGACCTGAACCTGATCAAGGGCAAGAAGGTCGTCATCGTCGGCTACGGCTCCCAGGGCCATGCCCACGCGCTCAACCTGCGCGATTCGGGCGTGAAGGACATCGTCATCGCGCTCCGCGAAGGCTCGGCCACCGCCAAGAAGGCGGAGCACGAAGGCTTCAAGGTGATGAACGTCGCCGACGCCGCCAAGTGGGGCGACGTGGTGATGATGCTCACCCCCGACGAGCTGCAGGGTGACATCTACAAGGAGTCGCTCGAGGGCAACATGAAGCAGGGCGCCGCCCTCCTGTTCGCCCACGGCCTCAACGTGCACTTCAACCTGATCGAGCCGCGCAAGGACCTTGACGTGCTGATGGTCGCCCCGAAGGGCCCCGGCCACACCGTGCGCGGCGAGTACCTCAAGGGCGGCGGCGTGCCGACCCTGATCGCCATCGCCCAGGACGCCTCGGGCAACGCCCACGACCTCGGCCTCTCCTATGCTTCGGCCAATGGCGGCGGCCGCGCCGGCATCATCGAGACGACCTTCAAGGAAGAGTGCGAGACCGATCTGTTCGGTGAGCAGGCCGTGCTCTGCGGCGGCCTCGTCGAGCTGATCAAGGCCGGCTTCGAGACCCTGGTCGAGGCGGGCTACGCCCCCGAGATGGCCTATTTCGAGTGCCTGCACGAGGTGAAGCTGATCGTCGACCTCATCTACGAGGGCGGCATCGCCAACATGAACTACTCGATCTCGAACACCGCCGAGTACGGCGAGTACGTCACCGGCCCGCGCATCGTGACGCCGGAGACCAAGGCCGAGATGAAGCGCGTCCTCAACGACATCCAGTCGGGCATCTTCACCCGCAACTGGATGCTGGAGAACAAGGTCGGCCAGACCTCGTTCAAGGCCACCCGCGCCAAGCTCGCCGCTCACCCGATCGAGGAAGTCGGCGCCAAGCTGCGCGGCATGATGCCGTGGATCTCCGAGAAGGCCCTGGTCGACAAGTCCAAGAACTAA